A window of the Dermacentor variabilis isolate Ectoservices unplaced genomic scaffold, ASM5094787v1 scaffold_12, whole genome shotgun sequence genome harbors these coding sequences:
- the LOC142566272 gene encoding protein FAM136A-like isoform X2 has translation MAEGAALRVQTAVDNMVKELDNSHLRKILGNVHRCAVKCCDNSSLSMDGARTCIMNCSEPLNKAQSKVEGELGNFQHCQRNELPLYQRKMTAASEALSRQLRRPSVALVSSGTSDSVCVHVPVTAA, from the exons ATGGCCGAAGGAGCTGCTCTGCGTGTACAAACTGCCGTAGACAACATGGTCAAGGAACTCGACAACTCTCATCTCCGCAAAATATTG GGCAATGTGCACAGGTGTGCAGTTAAGTGTTGTGACAATTCCAGCTTGTCAATGGATGGTGCTCGCACGTGCATCATGAACTGCTCTGAACCTCTTAACAAAGCCCAGAGTAAAGTCGAAGGTGAACTTGGAAACTTTCAG caCTGTCAACGAAACGAGCTACCCCTGTATCAAAGGAAGATGACAGCCGCATCGGAGGCGCTTTCAAGGCAACTGCGGAGGCCATCTGTAGCGTTGGTTTCTTCGGGAACCAGCGATTCTGTTTGCGTGCACGTGCCAGTGACAGCCGCCTGA
- the LOC142566272 gene encoding protein FAM136A-like isoform X1, whose product MAEGAALRVQTAVDNMVKELDNSHLRKILGNVHRCAVKCCDNSSLSMDGARTCIMNCSEPLNKAQSKVEGELGNFQERIRMCVMQCENDVRDQMSSTLTEAEASKLKGQYDSCVVTCADKHIALLPQMQRRMKELLSQL is encoded by the exons ATGGCCGAAGGAGCTGCTCTGCGTGTACAAACTGCCGTAGACAACATGGTCAAGGAACTCGACAACTCTCATCTCCGCAAAATATTG GGCAATGTGCACAGGTGTGCAGTTAAGTGTTGTGACAATTCCAGCTTGTCAATGGATGGTGCTCGCACGTGCATCATGAACTGCTCTGAACCTCTTAACAAAGCCCAGAGTAAAGTCGAAGGTGAACTTGGAAACTTTCAG GAACGCATACGAATGTGTGTTATGCAGTGCGAGAATGACGTGCGGGACCAGATGAGCTCAACGTTAACAGAAGCAGAAGCCTCCAAGTTAAAAGGCCAATATGACTCATGTGTTGTGACGTGCGCGGACAAACATATTGCTCTTTTGCCACAGAtgcagcgaagaatgaaagagttGTTAAGTCAGCTTTAG